In Sulfuritortus calidifontis, the sequence AGATGATCAAGCAGCGTCGAGACTCCATCGCCCAATACGATGGCGCCGGCCGCACCGATCTGGCCGACAAGGAACGGGCCGAACTGGCCGTCCTGTCCGCCTACCTGCCCCGAGCCCTGTCCGCCGACGAGATCGCCGCGCTGATCCGCGAGGCCGTGGCCGAGACCGGCGCCGCCGGCCCCAAGGACATGGGCAAGGTCATGGCCTGGCTCAAGCCGAAGCTGGCCGGCCGTGCCGACATGCAGGCGGTGTCTGCGCAGGTCAAAGCCGCGCTTAGCTGATTCTCTGAAAATCCCGTCTACAATCCTGGGAAGGCCGATATGATTCCCCAGGATTTTCTCGATACCCTCCTCGACCGCGTCGACATCGTCGATGTCGTCGAACGCTATGTGCCGCTGAAGAAGGCGGGCGCCAACTATCAGGCGCGCTGCCCCTTCCACAACGAGAAGACCCCTTCCTTCACGGTCAGTCCGACCAAGCAGTTCTATCACTGCTTCGGCTGCGGTGCCCACGGCAGCGCCATCACCTTCCTGATGCAGCACACCGGCATGGGTTTCGTCGAGGCGGTGAAGGAGTTGGCCGGCCGGGT encodes:
- a CDS encoding GatB/YqeY domain-containing protein → MSLKERINEDMKAAMRAKQAERLSTVRLLLAAIKQKEIDERIALDDAGVTAVIDKMIKQRRDSIAQYDGAGRTDLADKERAELAVLSAYLPRALSADEIAALIREAVAETGAAGPKDMGKVMAWLKPKLAGRADMQAVSAQVKAALS